One Aulosira sp. FACHB-615 genomic window carries:
- the hisG gene encoding ATP phosphoribosyltransferase: MLTVALPKGELLKNSIRLLQSVGLDFSAFLDSGNRQLQILDASGQAKGLLVRAQDVPVYVEYGQAQLGIVGYDVLREKQPQVAHLVDLQFGYCRMSVAVKASSPYKSPLDFPPHSRIASKYVNCAREYFQSLDLPVEIVPLSGSVELGPITGMSEAIVDLVSTGRTLRENGLIELETLYHSTARLIGHPLSYRINTGNMCELSAKLREAVLVNV; this comes from the coding sequence ATGTTGACTGTCGCACTACCGAAAGGGGAACTACTAAAAAATAGCATCCGCCTGTTGCAATCTGTAGGATTAGATTTTAGTGCTTTTTTAGATTCTGGAAATCGCCAACTTCAGATTCTTGATGCGAGTGGACAAGCTAAGGGTTTGTTGGTACGCGCACAGGATGTACCTGTCTATGTAGAATATGGTCAGGCACAATTGGGAATTGTTGGTTATGATGTGTTGCGAGAAAAACAGCCACAGGTAGCTCATTTAGTTGATTTACAATTTGGCTATTGTCGCATGTCAGTGGCAGTTAAAGCATCCAGTCCTTACAAATCACCTTTAGATTTTCCGCCCCACAGCCGCATTGCTTCTAAGTATGTCAATTGTGCTAGGGAATATTTTCAAAGTTTAGATTTACCTGTGGAAATCGTACCGTTGTCTGGTTCTGTGGAACTTGGCCCAATTACAGGAATGTCAGAAGCGATTGTGGATTTGGTTTCTACGGGGCGGACTTTGCGCGAAAATGGCTTAATTGAATTAGAGACTTTGTATCACAGCACAGCGCGGTTAATTGGACACCCGTTAAGTTATCGAATTAATACAGGTAATATGTGCGAGTTGAGTGCTAAGTTGCGCGAGGCGGTTTTGGTGAATGTATAG
- a CDS encoding XisH family protein: MAAKDTYHEAVKNALIKDGWTITFDPYPIRYEEVKLLADLAGEKTISATREGELIVIEIKSFLGRSNMREFETALGQYLIYQTFLNITNPSYKIYLAISKKIYEQFFQQVAIQLIIQKYQVLLLVVDINKQEIFQWTK, from the coding sequence ATGGCAGCAAAAGATACTTACCATGAAGCTGTAAAAAATGCTTTAATTAAGGATGGTTGGACGATTACTTTTGATCCTTATCCAATTAGATATGAAGAAGTTAAGTTACTTGCTGATTTAGCTGGAGAAAAAACAATTTCTGCCACAAGAGAAGGAGAACTAATAGTTATTGAAATTAAAAGTTTTCTTGGTCGTTCTAATATGCGTGAATTTGAAACAGCGTTAGGACAGTATTTAATTTACCAAACATTTCTTAATATTACTAACCCTAGTTATAAAATTTATTTAGCAATTAGTAAAAAGATTTATGAACAGTTCTTTCAACAGGTTGCTATTCAATTAATCATCCAAAAATATCAGGTTTTACTTTTAGTTGTTGATATCAATAAACAGGAGATTTTTCAATGGACAAAATAG
- a CDS encoding 2Fe-2S iron-sulfur cluster-binding protein: protein MSKTYTVELLHQGKVHTLQVPENETILSVAEAAGLGLPASCHAGVCTTCAAQITEGTVDQTDGMGVSLELQKQGYTLLCVAYPRSDLKIETEKEEIVYQLQFGKDQ from the coding sequence ATGTCCAAAACCTACACCGTAGAACTGCTGCACCAAGGCAAAGTTCATACTCTGCAAGTTCCTGAAAACGAAACTATTTTATCAGTAGCTGAAGCTGCTGGTCTTGGTTTACCTGCTTCTTGTCATGCAGGTGTATGTACAACTTGCGCCGCGCAAATTACCGAAGGAACTGTAGATCAGACTGATGGTATGGGCGTTAGTCTAGAATTACAAAAACAAGGTTACACATTACTTTGTGTCGCTTATCCTCGTTCTGATTTGAAAATTGAGACTGAAAAAGAAGAAATAGTTTATCAGTTGCAATTTGGCAAAGACCAATAA
- a CDS encoding DUF3326 domain-containing protein gives MRPYTAILIVPTGVGAAIGGYAGDAIPVARTLAQVCDRLITHPNVLNGASLYWNIPNAFYVEGYGLDKFAAGDWGLRPVRNNKVGLLLDQGIEPDLLLRHLQAADAARATLGLTITDYVITDAPLNVELRTSASGASWGTIGNPDSLLRGAEKLIQKTGAEAIAVVARFPDDIDEDAVQNYLQGKGVDTIAGAEAVISHLLVRHLQIPCAHSPALASAPPYPDLSPRSAAEELGYTFLPSVLVGLSRAPQFIVEKQLFTSCHDDIWADHIDAAIVPANACGSSALLSLSQSQCQIITVRDNQTQIQVPAQPLGIKSIQVNSYLEAIGVLVALKAGINPHALVNGQ, from the coding sequence ATGCGTCCTTACACTGCGATTTTAATTGTACCTACTGGCGTTGGGGCGGCGATTGGGGGATATGCGGGTGATGCTATACCTGTTGCTCGAACTTTAGCACAGGTTTGCGATCGCCTGATTACTCACCCCAATGTTCTCAACGGCGCAAGTTTATATTGGAATATCCCCAACGCTTTTTATGTGGAAGGTTACGGGTTAGATAAATTTGCGGCTGGTGATTGGGGTTTACGTCCAGTCCGCAATAATAAGGTAGGTTTGCTTTTAGACCAAGGTATTGAACCAGATTTATTACTGCGTCACCTTCAAGCTGCTGATGCAGCTAGGGCAACCCTGGGATTAACGATTACAGATTATGTAATTACAGATGCTCCATTAAATGTAGAATTACGCACATCAGCATCGGGGGCAAGTTGGGGAACCATTGGCAACCCAGATAGTTTACTGCGGGGTGCGGAAAAACTCATACAAAAAACTGGGGCAGAAGCGATCGCAGTTGTCGCCCGTTTCCCCGATGATATAGATGAAGATGCTGTACAAAATTATCTTCAAGGCAAAGGCGTAGACACAATAGCCGGCGCAGAAGCCGTAATTAGTCATTTATTAGTTAGACATTTGCAAATTCCCTGCGCCCATTCACCAGCCCTCGCCAGCGCCCCTCCTTACCCCGATTTATCTCCTCGTTCCGCCGCCGAAGAATTAGGTTATACTTTTTTACCAAGCGTACTTGTGGGTTTAAGTCGCGCCCCGCAATTTATTGTCGAGAAACAATTATTTACATCTTGTCACGATGATATTTGGGCTGATCATATAGATGCTGCGATAGTGCCTGCAAACGCTTGTGGTAGCAGTGCTTTACTCAGTTTAAGTCAAAGCCAATGCCAAATAATTACCGTCAGAGATAATCAAACCCAAATCCAAGTTCCAGCCCAACCTTTAGGAATCAAATCCATCCAGGTAAACTCATATTTAGAGGCAATTGGTGTATTAGTAGCCCTCAAAGCCGGCATTAATCCCCATGCCTTAGTTAATGGTCAATAG
- a CDS encoding DUF4351 domain-containing protein produces the protein MTRFIHDQFAKDYLEELLKNYGEVKASEKVSGEIKEIDVFFTPFPQQNANLQILGLLGRLAENPAIIEPFRNPASTDEICDCLLKLLEVKAYLRREAKTNKTKLQDSEIPKLWVLTPTISETKLSGFRTIQKEDWISGVHFLADNLRTAIIAIHQLPATPETLWLRLLGRGNVQSQAIVELQALPLDHPYQQATLELVYNLRQNLRLNQELEADDRELIMRLEPLYQRDREQAKQEGRQEGRQEGRQEGRQEGRQEEGQGLILRQLNRRFGEIEASLIEQIRSLSIEQLENLGEALLDFSSVTDLETWLNQHSG, from the coding sequence ATGACCCGGTTCATACATGATCAATTTGCTAAAGACTACCTTGAAGAACTCTTAAAAAACTACGGGGAAGTCAAAGCCTCAGAAAAAGTCTCAGGAGAAATTAAAGAAATAGATGTTTTCTTTACTCCTTTTCCCCAGCAAAACGCTAATTTACAAATACTAGGCTTACTAGGTAGGCTTGCCGAAAATCCTGCTATCATAGAACCTTTCCGCAATCCAGCTTCTACTGATGAAATTTGCGATTGTCTACTCAAATTATTAGAAGTCAAAGCTTATCTGCGGCGAGAAGCAAAAACTAACAAAACCAAACTGCAAGACTCAGAAATCCCTAAGTTGTGGGTGTTGACTCCAACCATATCTGAAACTAAATTATCTGGTTTTAGAACTATTCAAAAAGAAGACTGGATATCAGGAGTACATTTTTTGGCTGATAACTTACGCACAGCAATTATCGCTATACATCAATTACCAGCAACACCGGAAACTTTATGGCTGAGGCTTTTAGGTAGAGGAAATGTGCAGTCACAGGCAATTGTTGAGTTGCAAGCGTTACCATTAGATCATCCCTACCAACAAGCCACCCTAGAATTAGTTTACAACTTGCGCCAAAATTTAAGATTAAATCAAGAACTAGAAGCAGATGATCGGGAGTTAATCATGCGTTTAGAACCACTATATCAAAGAGACAGAGAACAAGCCAAACAAGAAGGCAGACAAGAAGGCAGACAAGAAGGCAGACAAGAAGGTAGACAAGAAGGACGACAAGAAGAAGGACAAGGATTAATACTCCGTCAACTAAATCGCCGTTTTGGTGAAATTGAGGCATCATTAATTGAGCAAATTAGAAGCTTATCAATTGAACAGTTAGAAAATCTCGGTGAAGCATTGCTAGATTTTTCTAGTGTTACTGATTTAGAAACTTGGTTAAATCAACACTCAGGATAA
- a CDS encoding endonuclease NucS domain-containing protein: MMKDNVALRKTDQGWKFIDESELENFVWDNLEELFGLKPLARQLSIKGEICDILAIGDNHQLTIIELKNTEDRYVINQLTRYYENLLEEKPLNTHINYDEPICLFAICPSFHRHNLIDEKYSKLDFDLFTFFIKHENSDFNFYLTHIFTQIEPKVIKINYQEVNFQNQPQDNIPEPPRLLLDWLGALTQTEIENLTKIRNQILSFDYRIEEMIVNKSIIYASKYGRNKLRQCAELFFDRKSKKIILFLWLIIPNRQNQTIARMQINTTQEYLMYWRYAPIKEGIIVWEKFFNRIFYNVTRSNQNYHGIVTENNRSFYCVRGDNGTWVKEEIFGENIKDIVNEALKVWLEKVS, from the coding sequence ATGATGAAAGATAACGTAGCATTACGTAAAACCGATCAGGGTTGGAAATTTATTGATGAGTCGGAATTAGAAAATTTCGTTTGGGATAATTTGGAAGAACTTTTTGGGCTAAAACCATTGGCGCGACAGTTATCTATCAAGGGTGAAATTTGTGACATTCTAGCAATAGGAGACAATCATCAACTAACTATTATTGAATTAAAAAACACAGAAGACAGATATGTAATTAATCAGTTGACACGATATTATGAAAATCTGTTAGAAGAAAAACCTTTGAACACTCATATTAATTATGATGAGCCTATTTGTTTGTTTGCTATTTGTCCAAGTTTTCACAGGCATAATTTAATTGATGAAAAGTACAGTAAATTAGATTTTGACCTATTCACTTTTTTTATTAAACATGAAAACAGTGATTTTAATTTTTATTTGACTCACATTTTTACCCAAATTGAGCCAAAAGTTATAAAAATCAATTACCAAGAAGTTAATTTCCAAAATCAACCCCAAGATAATATTCCTGAACCACCAAGATTATTATTAGATTGGTTAGGGGCTTTAACACAAACGGAAATAGAAAATTTAACAAAAATTAGAAATCAGATATTAAGTTTCGATTACAGAATAGAAGAGATGATAGTAAATAAAAGCATTATATATGCAAGTAAATACGGTAGGAATAAATTAAGGCAATGTGCCGAATTATTTTTTGATAGAAAATCTAAAAAAATAATTCTATTTCTTTGGCTAATTATACCAAATCGCCAAAATCAAACTATTGCCAGAATGCAGATTAATACAACCCAGGAATATCTCATGTATTGGCGATATGCTCCCATAAAAGAAGGAATTATAGTTTGGGAAAAATTTTTCAATCGCATTTTTTATAATGTTACCAGAAGTAATCAAAACTATCATGGTATTGTTACAGAAAATAATCGCAGTTTTTATTGTGTTCGAGGAGATAATGGAACTTGGGTAAAAGAAGAAATATTTGGTGAAAATATTAAGGATATAGTTAACGAAGCATTGAAAGTATGGCTGGAAAAAGTTAGTTAA
- the rppA gene encoding two-component system response regulator RppA, with translation MRILLVDDEVELTDPLSRVLTREGYTVDAAYDGANGSHLAAASHYDLLILDWMLPGKTGLEICQELRRQGKNTPVLFLTAKDTLDDRVQGLDAGADDYLVKPFELRELLARVRALLRRGGSQIYETTPERLVVADLELDCDNQVAYRQGRIIELSQKESQLLQYFMEHTGQLLTHAQIMEHLWQDEEQPSSNVIAALIRLLRRKIEVGKEATLIHTVYGKGYRFGSAFVE, from the coding sequence ATGAGAATTTTATTAGTTGACGATGAAGTAGAATTAACAGACCCCTTAAGTCGCGTGTTAACTCGTGAAGGTTACACCGTAGATGCGGCTTATGATGGGGCTAATGGTAGTCATCTGGCCGCAGCCAGTCATTATGACTTACTAATTTTAGATTGGATGTTGCCAGGAAAAACCGGATTAGAAATTTGCCAAGAATTGCGACGACAAGGCAAAAATACACCTGTGTTGTTTCTTACCGCTAAAGATACCTTAGACGATCGCGTGCAAGGTTTAGACGCTGGTGCAGATGATTATTTAGTTAAACCCTTTGAATTACGGGAATTGTTAGCCAGAGTCCGCGCTTTATTGCGTCGTGGAGGTTCCCAAATTTATGAAACCACTCCCGAAAGATTAGTTGTTGCTGATTTAGAACTTGATTGCGACAACCAAGTAGCTTACCGCCAAGGACGCATTATTGAACTATCGCAAAAAGAAAGTCAACTGTTGCAATACTTTATGGAACACACAGGACAGTTGCTAACTCACGCCCAAATTATGGAGCATCTCTGGCAAGATGAAGAACAACCAAGTAGCAACGTTATAGCAGCGTTAATTCGCCTGTTGCGCCGCAAGATTGAGGTGGGGAAAGAAGCTACTTTGATTCACACAGTGTATGGTAAAGGCTATCGCTTCGGTAGTGCTTTTGTTGAGTAA
- a CDS encoding CPBP family intramembrane glutamic endopeptidase: MVEQQKQDPEIPYLTRTQVLIAMGVTAILLWTVAKVWLRFGGVYLFKWEWNPIDFCWGIGVGFIITSLSGLAYRLWPVYRQSADYYLELVLRPLAWPDLIWLGLLPGLSEELLFRGVMLPALGLDHVAVIVSSLCFGVLHLSGSQQWPYVMWATVIGLILGYSALLSGNLLVPIVAHIMTNWISSYFWKTQQR, encoded by the coding sequence GTGGTAGAACAACAAAAACAAGACCCTGAAATTCCCTATTTAACCCGTACCCAAGTGCTGATAGCAATGGGTGTAACAGCAATTCTGTTGTGGACAGTTGCCAAAGTTTGGTTACGCTTTGGTGGCGTTTATTTATTCAAGTGGGAATGGAACCCAATAGATTTCTGTTGGGGAATAGGTGTAGGCTTTATCATCACCTCTTTAAGTGGTTTAGCTTATCGCTTATGGCCTGTTTATCGTCAAAGCGCGGATTATTATTTAGAACTAGTCTTAAGACCTTTAGCTTGGCCTGACTTAATTTGGTTGGGTTTACTACCTGGTTTAAGTGAAGAATTATTATTTCGTGGTGTAATGCTGCCGGCTTTAGGCTTAGACCATGTGGCAGTCATTGTCTCTAGCCTTTGCTTTGGAGTTTTACACCTCAGTGGTTCGCAACAATGGCCTTATGTAATGTGGGCAACTGTGATTGGATTGATTTTAGGATATAGCGCCTTATTGAGTGGCAATTTGTTAGTCCCAATTGTTGCCCATATTATGACCAATTGGATTTCCAGCTATTTTTGGAAAACGCAGCAACGTTAA
- a CDS encoding XisI protein, whose protein sequence is MDKIAHYQNLIKQILTEYDRISSQVPDPDIDEVLMFDDQRSQYLWFNIGWKNDKRVEAISVYVRIKNEKIYIEEDWTEEGIATDLLRKGVPKEDIVLAFHDPESRKLTEFAVA, encoded by the coding sequence ATGGACAAAATAGCCCATTATCAAAATTTGATTAAACAAATCCTTACCGAGTATGACAGAATTTCATCACAAGTACCAGATCCAGATATAGATGAAGTATTAATGTTCGACGATCAAAGAAGTCAATATCTTTGGTTTAATATTGGCTGGAAAAATGATAAAAGAGTCGAAGCAATTTCAGTTTATGTTCGCATTAAGAATGAGAAAATTTATATTGAGGAAGATTGGACAGAAGAAGGAATCGCTACTGATTTATTAAGAAAAGGCGTACCGAAAGAGGATATTGTTTTAGCATTTCATGATCCAGAAAGTCGTAAATTAACTGAGTTTGCTGTTGCTTAA
- the acnB gene encoding bifunctional aconitate hydratase 2/2-methylisocitrate dehydratase, whose protein sequence is MLEEYRQQVAERAALGIPPLPLDAKQTSELCELLKNPPKGEEETLLHLLRDRIPPGVDAAAYVKAGFLTGIAKGEITSPLISSIEAVELLGTMVGGYNVQSLIELLQFSTKPSEGDTPLVMGGEGKEPIAAYAAAALSKTLLVYDAFHDVLELSKTNPYAKRVINSWAEAEWFTVRPKLPEYINVTVFKVPGETNTDDLSPATHATTRPDIPLHALAMLESRQPGSLETIAELKKKGHPVAYVGDVVGTGSSRKSAINSVLWHTGQDIPFVPNKRAGGYILGGAIAPIFFNTAEDAGALPIQCDVTQLETGMVITIYPYRGEITNEDGEVISTFTLKPDTILDEVRAGGRIPLLIGRTLTDKTRLALGLEPSTLFIRPQPPADTGKGYTLAQKMVGKACGLPGVRPGTSCEPIMTTVGSQDTTGPMTRDELKELACLGFSADLVLQTFCHTAAYPKPVDIKTHHELPDFFSSRAGVALRPGDGIIHSWLNRMLLPDTVGTGGDSHTRFPLGISFPAGSGLVAFAGALGVMPLDMPESVLVRFKGELQPGITLRDIVNAIPYIAIQQGLLTAEKENKKNIFSGRIMEIEGLPDLKVEQAFELTDATAERSCAGSTIKLSVETVAEYLRSNVALLKNMIARGYQDSRTLLRRIAKMEEWLANPVLLEGDADAEYAAIIEIDLNDIKEPIVAAPNDPDNVKLLSEVANDPVQEVFLGSCMTNIGHYRATAKVLEGAGEVKTRLWIAPPTRMDEHQLKEEGVYSIFGAAGARTEMPGCSLCMGNQARVADGTTVFSTSTRNFNNRMGKGARVYLGSAELAAVSALLGRIPTVQEYLDIVASKIHPFADNLYRYLNFDQIAGFEDEGRVISKEEQASLV, encoded by the coding sequence ATGCTAGAAGAATATCGTCAACAAGTCGCCGAAAGGGCAGCATTAGGAATTCCCCCTTTACCGTTGGATGCGAAGCAAACCTCAGAATTGTGTGAATTACTGAAAAATCCGCCCAAGGGTGAAGAAGAAACATTATTACATTTGTTGCGCGATCGCATCCCCCCTGGCGTAGATGCAGCCGCCTATGTTAAAGCTGGATTCTTAACAGGTATTGCTAAAGGCGAAATCACCAGTCCCTTAATTTCCTCAATAGAAGCAGTGGAATTACTGGGGACAATGGTAGGCGGTTATAATGTGCAGTCTTTAATTGAGTTGTTGCAATTTTCTACCAAACCATCAGAAGGTGATACACCCCTAGTCATGGGTGGTGAAGGTAAAGAACCCATCGCCGCCTATGCCGCCGCCGCCCTCAGCAAAACCTTATTGGTGTATGATGCCTTTCATGATGTTTTGGAACTGTCTAAAACCAACCCCTACGCTAAACGGGTAATTAACTCTTGGGCAGAAGCAGAATGGTTTACTGTTCGTCCCAAACTTCCAGAATATATTAACGTCACCGTCTTTAAAGTGCCTGGGGAAACCAACACCGATGATTTATCCCCAGCCACCCACGCCACCACCCGCCCAGATATTCCCCTCCACGCCTTGGCAATGTTAGAGTCACGGCAACCAGGAAGCTTAGAAACCATTGCCGAGTTGAAGAAAAAAGGACATCCCGTGGCTTATGTTGGGGATGTTGTTGGGACTGGTTCATCACGGAAGTCTGCTATTAACTCCGTGTTATGGCATACAGGACAAGATATCCCCTTTGTTCCTAATAAACGCGCTGGGGGTTATATTTTAGGTGGTGCGATCGCGCCTATCTTTTTCAACACTGCTGAAGATGCCGGTGCTTTGCCCATACAATGTGATGTCACCCAACTCGAAACCGGCATGGTAATTACCATCTATCCCTACAGAGGTGAAATTACCAACGAAGACGGCGAAGTTATTTCCACCTTCACCCTCAAACCAGACACCATCCTTGATGAAGTCCGCGCCGGTGGACGCATCCCCCTACTAATTGGCCGTACCCTCACCGACAAAACGCGCCTTGCACTAGGCTTAGAACCAAGCACCTTATTTATCCGTCCCCAGCCACCAGCAGACACAGGTAAAGGCTACACCCTAGCCCAAAAAATGGTAGGTAAAGCCTGCGGTTTACCCGGTGTCCGTCCTGGTACATCTTGCGAACCCATCATGACTACCGTTGGTTCTCAGGATACCACCGGCCCCATGACCCGTGACGAATTAAAAGAACTGGCTTGTTTAGGTTTCAGTGCTGATTTAGTCCTGCAAACCTTCTGTCATACCGCCGCCTATCCCAAACCAGTAGACATCAAAACCCACCACGAACTACCAGATTTCTTCTCCTCCCGCGCTGGTGTCGCTTTGCGTCCCGGTGATGGTATCATTCACTCTTGGCTCAACCGAATGCTGTTACCCGACACCGTAGGTACAGGTGGCGACTCTCACACCCGCTTTCCCTTGGGAATATCCTTCCCCGCCGGTTCCGGGTTAGTTGCCTTTGCTGGTGCTTTGGGTGTCATGCCTTTAGATATGCCAGAATCAGTTTTGGTAAGATTCAAAGGCGAATTGCAACCAGGAATTACCCTGCGAGATATTGTTAACGCCATTCCTTATATCGCTATTCAACAAGGTTTGCTAACAGCAGAGAAGGAGAACAAGAAAAACATCTTCTCTGGACGCATCATGGAAATTGAAGGCTTACCAGATTTAAAAGTCGAACAAGCCTTTGAACTTACCGATGCTACCGCCGAACGTTCCTGTGCAGGTTCCACCATTAAACTGAGTGTCGAGACAGTCGCGGAATATCTGCGTTCCAACGTAGCTTTACTGAAAAACATGATTGCACGGGGTTATCAAGACTCTCGCACCCTCCTGCGCCGTATCGCCAAAATGGAAGAATGGTTAGCCAACCCCGTGTTACTAGAAGGCGATGCAGACGCGGAGTATGCAGCAATCATTGAAATTGATTTAAACGACATCAAAGAACCAATTGTGGCTGCTCCCAACGACCCCGATAATGTTAAATTATTATCGGAAGTTGCTAATGATCCAGTACAAGAAGTATTCCTTGGTTCTTGTATGACAAACATCGGTCATTATCGCGCCACAGCCAAAGTTTTGGAAGGTGCAGGAGAAGTCAAAACTCGCCTGTGGATAGCACCACCCACCCGCATGGATGAACACCAATTAAAAGAAGAAGGTGTATACAGCATTTTTGGTGCGGCTGGTGCAAGAACAGAAATGCCTGGATGCAGTTTATGTATGGGAAATCAGGCGCGAGTTGCTGATGGCACAACTGTATTTTCCACCTCTACCCGCAACTTCAATAATCGTATGGGTAAAGGCGCAAGAGTGTATTTAGGTTCTGCTGAATTAGCCGCCGTTTCTGCATTATTAGGTCGCATTCCCACAGTGCAGGAATATCTTGATATTGTGGCGAGTAAGATTCATCCTTTTGCTGATAATTTATATCGGTATTTGAACTTTGATCAAATCGCCGGTTTTGAAGATGAAGGGCGGGTGATTTCTAAAGAGGAGCAAGCTTCGTTGGTATAG